The proteins below are encoded in one region of Triticum aestivum cultivar Chinese Spring chromosome 1B, IWGSC CS RefSeq v2.1, whole genome shotgun sequence:
- the LOC123146316 gene encoding uncharacterized abhydrolase domain-containing protein DDB_G0269086 — protein MRRKKHLDRAGGGGGGTELFICFTSRPSASGLRPSASSKAFSPGRSGSSAGGSGNGAAGAGGAADAAPAALLRPSLSRRLRNSGSLKGGQSPMFPPGTASGGRRGRGGMEPAEPSSPKVTCIGQVRVKGGKRKPKHASSAAALRSRSRRGSEASFRRGADDRDGAGALHPGAKNQGWVYQIPVNICEALKTFGSCGGRSLCSPSRERGGGAPRSGAAGDKKRRRAPAGGSWLCGAAVARCLLAIQEEEDDVGKGSAVGPADEARESQVGLVMQGWDVEDEEGEEDETRVVVGAVEVEKEDEILLVGGKEEEGRVSVCIPPRNALLLMRCRSDPVRMAELATRFWGSPAAATASVGQVDNEGDGGVQEEEKEEGEANGEKECAEEARNSTVSADGEACRERGGVVEDDGGEAGDAGQAGSEDESSNHKDIGEEENDGGCRGDAEEKDEPVEAQIVRKDVGLEVEAAKSESQAPAMVEAVAGTKESADVPRMEEEEVKGRRSLSSCSPSTALKEDRKLRRLGSTRRRVSTSSKASSSSDRVDRRHSFSAEMEARRSSFSSLKDSRRASFSIDRDGRRWSFTIEQEHLVAEPKVLTASRKGKKNSSEAESEKDCPVLVAAPNSVEEAQECNEDGKEEATNDDGEEEGTTAQCVEIKTEAEKVETGVDEEKVVEVKQEQRKKSGELPDCLLMMMCEPKLSMEVSKETWVCSTDFVHWKSHQGQNRRQQNAAATDSNAAASEETKDDSSNAPDTSVAKDTEESIAPASVNPASMQPHAAPKPQPKPAVEQKLKLELPKVAAGVAVYAPLVLKRCKSEPLRSSARLAPDTCFWKEDRHRPLKATGIGF, from the coding sequence ATGCGCCGCAAGAAGCACTTGGaccgcgctggcggcggcggcggcggcaccgagCTCTTCATCTGCTTCACCTCCCGCCCCTCCGCCTCAGGGCTGCGACCCTCCGCCTCCTCCAAGGCATTCAGCCCCGGCCGCAGCGGCAGCAGCGCCGGAGGAAGCGGGAACGGTGCTGCTGGTGCCGGCGGTGCTGCCGACGCGGCGCCGGCGGCGCTGCTGCGCCCGTCGCTGAGCAGGCGGCTGAGGAACAGCGGGAGCCTCAAGGGCGGGCAGTCGCCCATGTTCCCGCCGGGGACGGCGTCGGGGGGCCGGCGCGGGCGGGGCGGGATGGAGCCCGCCGAGCCCTCCTCGCCCAAGGTCACCTGCATCGGCCAGGTCCGGGTCAAGGGCGGCAAGCGCAAGCCCAAGcacgcctcctccgccgccgcgctgcgCTCGCGCTCCAGGCGCGGGTCCGAGGCCAGCTTCCGCCGCGGGGCGGACGACCGGGACGGCGCCGGCGCCCTCCACCCCGGGGCCAAGAACCAGGGCTGGGTCTACCAGATCCCGGTCAACATCTGCGAGGCGCTCAAGACCTTCGGCTCCTGCGGCGGCCGCTCCCTCTGCTCGCCCTCCCGGGAGCGGGGCGGGGGCGCGCCGCGCTCCGGTGCCGCGGGGGACAAGaagcgccgccgcgccccggccggCGGGAGCTGGCTCTGCGGCGCCGCGGTGGCCAGGTGCCTCCTGGCGAtccaggaggaggaggacgacgtcggGAAGGGCTCCGCCGTCGGGCCCGCCGACGAGGCCCGGGAGTCGCAGGTGGGGCTCGTGATGCAGGGCTGGGACGTGgaggacgaggagggggaggaggacgaGACCCGCGTCGTCGTCGGCgcggtggaggtggagaaggaagaCGAGATCTTGCTGGTCGGGggcaaggaggaggaggggagggtcaGCGTCTGCATCCCTCCCAGGAACGCCCTCCTGCTGATGCGCTGCAGATCCGACCCCGTGCGCATGGCGGAGCTCGCCACCCGCTTCTGGGGTTCCCCCGCGGCGGCCACCGCCAGCGTCGGCCAGGTCGACAATGAAGGGGACGGCGGCGTccaggaagaagaaaaagaggaaggTGAGGCCAATGGGGAAAAGGAGTGTGCAGAGGAAGCTCGGAATTCAACTGTTTCCGCCGACGGGGAGGCATGCCGCGAGCGCGGCGGcgtggttgaagacgacggcggcgaggcaggggaTGCAGGTCAAGCGGGGTCTGAAGACGAGAGCTCCAACCACAAAGATATTGGGGAAGAAGAGAATGATGGAGGCTGCAGAGGAGATGCAGAGGAGAAGGATGAGCCTGTGGAGGCTCAAATTGTTCGCAAGGACGTAGGCTTGGAGGTTGAAGCTGCCAAGAGCGAGAGCCAAGCGCCGGCAATGGTGGAGGCTGTGGCAGGCACCAAGGAGTCTGCTGATGTTCCAagaatggaggaggaagaggtgaagGGCAGGAGGTCACTCAGCAGCTGCTCCCCATCCACAGCACTGAAGGAGGACCGCAAATTGCGGCGGCTGGGCAGCACCAGGAGGCGCGTTTCCACCAGCAGCAAGGCCTCCTCGAGCAGCGATCGTGTCGACAGGCGGCACAGCTTCTCGGCCGAAATGGAGGCGCGGCGATCGAGCTTCTCGAGCTTGAAGGACTCGAGGAGGGCAAGCTTCTCCATCGACAGGGATGGACGGAGGTGGAGCTTCACCATTGAGCAGGAGCACCTTGTCGCGGAGCCTAAGGTTTTGACGGCATCCAGGAAGGGGAAGAAAAATTCGTCCGAGGCCGAGTCGGAGAAGGACTGCCCTGTTCTTGTTGCTGCACCAAACAGTGTGGAGGAAGCCCAAGAGTGCAATGAGGATGGGAAGGAAGAGGCCACAAATGATGATGGTGAGGAAGAAGGAACAACAGCACAATGTGTCGAAATTAAAACAGAGGCTGAGAAGGTTGAGACCGGAGTCGACGAGGAAAAGGTCGTTGAGGTGAAGCAGGAACAGAGGAAGAAGAGCGGCGAGCTGCCGGACTGCCTCCTGATGATGATGTGTGAGCCCAAGCTCTCCATGGAGGTCTCCAAGGAGACATGGGTGTGCAGCACCGATTTCGTCCACTGGAAGTCTCACCAGGGCCAGAATCGTCGCCAACAAAATGCTGCTGCTACCGACAGCAATGCTGCTGCGTCGGAGGAGACGAAGGATGATTCGAGCAATGCTCCTGATACCAGCGTCGCGAAGGACACAGAAGAGAGCATCGCACCAGCATCGGTGAACCCTGCGTCTATGCAACCGCACGCTGCCCCGAAGCCACAACCGAAGCCAGCCGTGGAGCAGAAGCTCAAGCTGGAGCTGCCGAAGGTCGCTGCCGGCGTGGCGGTGTATGCGCCGCTCGTCCTGAAGCGGTGCAAGTCGGAGCCGCTGCGGTCGTCCGCGCGGCTGGCGCCCGACACTTGCTTCTGGAAGGAGGACCGGCACCGGCCCCTCAAGGCCACTGGGATAGGCTTCTGA